The uncultured Bacteroides sp. genome has a segment encoding these proteins:
- a CDS encoding NCS2 family permease has protein sequence MIEKLFKLTENKTNVRQEAIAGLITFLTMSYILVVNPSILGATGMDKAALFTTTALATIIGTLLMAFLPNLPIAQAPGMGLNNFFAFSVVLTMGYSWQMALTAVFIEGIIFIILTFFNVRELIVKSIPKTLKDAIPVGIGLFITLIGMKNAGIIVSNPNTLVSMGDLANHNVWIALIGLIITGALFAKNVHGSILIGIVIATICGIFFGLVHTPQDGIFSLPPSIAPIFFKFDWNHLFTFDMLVVVFTFLFVNLFDTVGTLIGVASKAGFIDENGNFPQIKKALFADALATTFGAILGTSTVTSYVESCAGVASGGRTGLTAVSTAFMFFIALFLSPLFLMVPASATAPALIIVGLFMISSIVKVNFDDMTESLPAFLTIVMMPFCYSIAQGIVFGFLSYTFLKVCTGQAKKVSITVFVISLLFLIKMVIDGMHIV, from the coding sequence ATGATAGAAAAATTATTTAAACTGACGGAAAACAAAACCAACGTCAGACAAGAGGCTATTGCAGGATTGATCACATTCCTGACAATGTCTTATATCTTAGTAGTTAACCCAAGCATTCTGGGTGCAACAGGGATGGACAAAGCTGCTCTGTTTACTACAACAGCTTTAGCTACAATTATCGGAACACTTCTGATGGCATTCTTGCCAAATCTTCCCATTGCACAGGCCCCGGGAATGGGACTTAACAATTTCTTTGCTTTTTCCGTGGTACTAACCATGGGATATAGTTGGCAAATGGCTCTTACGGCAGTATTCATTGAAGGTATCATCTTCATTATTCTTACCTTCTTTAATGTACGTGAGCTGATTGTGAAAAGCATTCCAAAGACACTTAAAGATGCAATCCCGGTTGGCATCGGACTTTTTATTACTTTAATAGGGATGAAAAATGCCGGTATTATTGTAAGCAATCCTAACACCTTGGTTTCTATGGGAGATTTAGCGAATCATAATGTTTGGATTGCCCTTATTGGCCTTATTATAACAGGAGCACTATTTGCGAAGAATGTTCATGGTTCTATTTTGATTGGTATTGTTATAGCAACTATCTGCGGGATATTCTTTGGGCTTGTTCATACACCGCAAGATGGTATTTTCTCACTTCCTCCATCAATTGCCCCAATCTTCTTTAAATTTGACTGGAACCACCTATTTACATTTGATATGTTGGTTGTAGTTTTCACTTTCTTGTTTGTCAACCTGTTCGATACTGTTGGAACGCTGATTGGTGTTGCTTCAAAGGCTGGGTTCATAGATGAAAACGGAAACTTCCCTCAGATTAAGAAAGCCCTTTTTGCTGATGCATTAGCTACTACATTCGGAGCTATTTTAGGTACAAGTACAGTTACTTCATACGTAGAAAGTTGTGCAGGTGTGGCTTCAGGCGGTAGAACTGGTTTAACAGCTGTAAGTACAGCCTTTATGTTCTTCATCGCATTGTTCCTTTCTCCACTGTTCCTGATGGTACCAGCTTCGGCTACAGCTCCGGCGCTTATCATTGTAGGTTTGTTTATGATCTCTTCAATCGTTAAAGTTAACTTCGACGATATGACCGAATCATTGCCAGCATTCCTTACTATTGTGATGATGCCTTTCTGTTACAGTATCGCTCAAGGTATTGTATTCGGATTCCTAAGCTATACTTTCTTAAAAGTATGTACAGGACAAGCAAAGAAAGTATCAATCACCGTATTTGTAATCTCTTTATTGTTCCTGATAAAGATGGTTATTGACGGAATGCATATTGTGTAA
- a CDS encoding DUF5020 family protein, giving the protein MKQKKLLLVIMAIVCQFATAQNIQFHYDLRNSLNKNIPTSRNYLTTTIEMFKPDKWGSTFFFIDMDYNQAKGNIGTAYWEIARDFKIGKCPIMPHIEYNGGAGNSQGFGFSIANAYLLGASYPFSCGNANFSTYLAYKYNAFAKTSNDVQWTGTWGIPLFDNKMTLSGFIDVWTENKDRSGDGKESGKRVILLTEPQVWYNVNSKLSLGSEIEISNNFYKLNYSTDNYAANKLYVFPTIAAKWNF; this is encoded by the coding sequence ATGAAACAAAAGAAACTACTCCTTGTTATTATGGCCATAGTGTGTCAGTTTGCTACCGCACAGAACATTCAGTTTCACTATGACCTCAGAAATTCTTTGAATAAGAATATTCCGACTTCAAGAAACTATCTCACAACGACTATTGAGATGTTCAAACCCGACAAGTGGGGTTCTACTTTCTTCTTTATAGATATGGATTATAATCAGGCTAAAGGAAATATCGGAACTGCATACTGGGAAATTGCCCGTGATTTTAAGATTGGCAAATGCCCTATCATGCCACACATCGAGTATAATGGTGGAGCCGGAAACAGCCAGGGCTTTGGATTCTCAATCGCAAATGCCTACTTGTTAGGAGCTTCTTATCCATTTAGCTGTGGAAATGCTAATTTCAGTACTTACCTTGCTTATAAATACAATGCATTTGCCAAAACCAGCAACGATGTTCAGTGGACAGGTACCTGGGGCATTCCTTTGTTTGATAACAAAATGACTCTTTCAGGATTCATTGATGTATGGACAGAAAACAAAGACCGCTCAGGAGATGGAAAAGAATCTGGCAAAAGAGTTATATTATTAACAGAACCACAAGTTTGGTATAATGTTAATTCTAAGTTATCATTGGGTAGTGAAATAGAAATCAGCAATAACTTCTATAAATTGAATTATAGCACAGATAATTATGCTGCAAACAAATTATATGTATTCCCAACCATTGCTGCCAAATGGAATTTCTAA
- a CDS encoding 4Fe-4S dicluster domain-containing protein, whose amino-acid sequence MKRTVIKIDEALCNGCGLCVKGCHEGALQLINGKAVMVSELYCDGLGACIGECPEGAIELEEREAEPYSEEAVMERISSKGERVILAHLKHLKEHGEKGLLMQGVDYLRRNNIEVDLSQIHGQQHAGGAHSGCPGSMARTLKPAAAPSFAGIAQGGISAPVQSGFAAPQVSELRQWPVQLHLLNPQAGYFQEADVLLAADCTSFTAGNFHSRFLKGKILAIACPKLDSNTESYIEKLQVMIDDSMINTLTVLIMEVPCCGGLLQMAKMAREKASRNIPIKAIVLSIQGEVKSEVWI is encoded by the coding sequence ATGAAACGAACTGTGATAAAAATAGACGAAGCACTGTGCAATGGGTGCGGATTATGTGTAAAGGGTTGTCATGAAGGGGCTTTGCAACTGATTAACGGTAAAGCGGTAATGGTTAGCGAACTTTATTGCGACGGTCTGGGTGCTTGCATTGGTGAATGTCCGGAGGGAGCTATTGAACTGGAAGAACGTGAAGCTGAACCTTACAGCGAAGAGGCGGTAATGGAACGCATATCTTCTAAAGGTGAACGGGTGATATTGGCACACTTAAAGCATTTAAAAGAGCATGGAGAAAAAGGATTATTGATGCAGGGCGTGGATTATCTCCGAAGAAACAATATTGAGGTGGATCTTTCTCAGATACACGGTCAACAGCATGCAGGCGGAGCACACAGCGGATGTCCCGGTTCTATGGCTCGCACGCTGAAACCTGCCGCAGCTCCTTCTTTTGCCGGAATAGCTCAAGGCGGTATCTCTGCTCCTGTTCAAAGTGGTTTTGCAGCACCTCAGGTATCAGAACTTCGTCAATGGCCGGTACAGCTACATTTGCTCAATCCGCAAGCCGGGTATTTTCAGGAAGCTGACGTTTTACTGGCAGCCGACTGTACTTCCTTTACTGCAGGAAATTTTCACAGCCGCTTTCTGAAAGGTAAGATTCTGGCAATTGCCTGTCCTAAACTGGACAGTAACACGGAATCATACATTGAAAAGTTGCAGGTTATGATTGATGATTCCATGATAAATACGCTCACTGTGCTTATTATGGAGGTTCCTTGCTGCGGAGGATTACTGCAAATGGCTAAGATGGCAAGGGAAAAAGCGTCACGCAACATCCCTATAAAGGCTATTGTTCTTTCTATTCAGGGAGAAGTAAAAAGCGAAGTATGGATTTAG
- a CDS encoding flavodoxin family protein, with protein sequence MKVVAINGSPRKEGNTYHALMGVGKQLMENGIEFEIIHIGNKAVRGCMACGGCSRNKDEKCVITTDPLNEWVQKMKDADGIILGSPVYYAGIPGTMKSFLDRAFYVSGSNGNLLRHKVGAAVVAVRRTGGSSTFDSLNHYLNYSEMILATSNYWNITHGLSKGEALQDSEGVQIMEVLGRNMAWILKMREQTKDSVPAPEKTDKVYTNFIR encoded by the coding sequence ATGAAAGTTGTAGCAATTAACGGAAGCCCCCGTAAAGAGGGTAATACTTATCATGCATTGATGGGTGTTGGCAAGCAATTAATGGAAAACGGTATTGAGTTCGAGATTATCCACATCGGCAATAAAGCTGTGAGAGGATGCATGGCCTGCGGAGGATGTTCAAGAAACAAGGACGAAAAGTGCGTTATTACAACTGATCCTTTGAATGAATGGGTTCAGAAAATGAAAGATGCCGATGGAATTATACTTGGCTCGCCTGTTTATTATGCAGGAATACCGGGAACAATGAAGTCTTTTCTGGACAGGGCTTTCTACGTTTCGGGCAGTAATGGAAACTTATTACGTCACAAAGTTGGTGCTGCAGTGGTTGCTGTACGACGTACAGGAGGTTCTTCCACATTCGATAGTCTGAACCATTATCTGAATTATTCGGAAATGATTCTTGCTACATCAAACTATTGGAACATAACTCACGGGCTGTCTAAAGGAGAAGCTTTACAAGATAGTGAAGGTGTACAGATCATGGAGGTTCTGGGAAGAAACATGGCCTGGATACTTAAAATGCGCGAACAGACAAAAGATTCTGTACCTGCTCCTGAGAAGACTGACAAGGTTTACACTAATTTTATCCGGTAA
- a CDS encoding helix-turn-helix domain-containing protein encodes MGNEGSIEKYIFKGKDYFCSLELVMDMIGGKWKPIALFHLKDGVMRSGELQRSLHGIANKMFTQTVRELEQTGLVERIVYPAVPPKVEYKLTPMGESVIPVIETLNNWGKDISIKYNKNK; translated from the coding sequence ATGGGAAATGAAGGGAGTATAGAAAAATATATTTTTAAAGGAAAGGACTATTTTTGTTCTTTAGAGTTAGTGATGGACATGATTGGAGGTAAATGGAAACCTATAGCGCTGTTCCATCTCAAGGATGGAGTGATGCGTTCGGGTGAACTTCAGCGTAGCTTACATGGAATAGCCAACAAAATGTTTACTCAAACCGTTAGAGAGTTGGAACAAACCGGACTTGTGGAACGCATTGTTTATCCTGCTGTTCCACCAAAAGTGGAGTACAAGCTTACCCCAATGGGCGAATCTGTGATACCTGTTATTGAGACTCTGAACAATTGGGGCAAAGATATCAGTATTAAATATAATAAGAATAAATAA